The following proteins are encoded in a genomic region of Arcobacter cloacae:
- a CDS encoding sensor histidine kinase has translation MLQEKRQILQNYSNELVYNLKELHINIDKQNIYPRDERFESAIFDSDKKKIFSTLKSLDVSLDDVIYLSGDYIHFIKEPEAYYLGTKYIIVEIPDDKIWFENIKYKIAIYFSFAFLFMIFIGYFISKLFLKPMRDALHLLDRFIKDTTHELNTPVTAIITNIEMIDKNKLDEKLLKKINRIEIGAKTISNIYEDLTFVTLNNQIISNNENINLSSIVKQRVDFFSSLANMKKINFQIYVKDDVFIFCDVKKISKLIDNLLSNAIKYNKISGFIRVVLTKNCLIIEDSGKGIDKENLSKLFQRYSRFDKSVGGFGIGLNIVSLIAKEYNFKIDISSKIDIGTKVKVKW, from the coding sequence ATGTTACAAGAAAAAAGACAAATTTTACAAAATTATTCGAATGAATTGGTATATAACTTAAAAGAGTTACATATAAATATAGATAAACAAAATATTTATCCAAGAGATGAAAGATTTGAATCAGCTATTTTTGATAGTGATAAAAAAAAGATATTTTCTACTTTAAAATCTTTAGATGTTAGTTTAGATGATGTTATTTATTTAAGTGGTGATTATATTCATTTTATAAAAGAACCTGAAGCGTATTATTTAGGAACTAAGTATATTATTGTTGAAATTCCTGATGATAAAATTTGGTTTGAAAATATAAAATATAAAATTGCTATTTATTTCTCTTTTGCATTTTTATTTATGATTTTTATTGGTTATTTTATATCAAAACTTTTTTTAAAACCTATGAGAGATGCTTTACATTTACTAGATAGATTTATCAAAGATACAACCCATGAATTAAACACTCCAGTAACTGCTATTATTACAAATATAGAGATGATAGATAAAAACAAATTAGATGAAAAATTATTAAAAAAAATAAATAGAATAGAAATAGGGGCTAAAACAATCTCAAATATATATGAAGATTTAACATTTGTTACATTAAATAATCAAATAATTTCAAATAATGAAAATATAAATCTATCCTCAATAGTAAAGCAAAGAGTTGACTTTTTTTCTAGTTTGGCAAATATGAAAAAGATAAATTTTCAAATTTATGTAAAAGATGATGTTTTTATATTTTGTGATGTAAAAAAAATCTCTAAATTAATAGATAATCTATTATCAAATGCTATTAAATACAATAAAATTTCTGGATTTATAAGGGTTGTTTTAACTAAAAATTGTTTGATTATTGAAGATAGTGGAAAAGGAATAGATAAAGAAAATTTATCAAAACTTTTTCAAAGATATTCAAGATTTGATAAAAGTGTAGGTGGATTTGGAATAGGTTTGAATATCGTATCATTGATTGCAAAAGAGTATAATTTTAAAATCGATATTAGTTCAAAAATTGATATTGGAACAAAGGTAAAAGTGAAATGGTAA
- a CDS encoding response regulator transcription factor — protein sequence MKSKILLLEDDLNLSETVADYFEEQGFEVICVYDGDDAVASIYEHNFDLLLLDVNVPSKNGFQVLKEVRVDKKTVPAIFITSLNSMDSLEEGFSSGCDDYIRKPFELKELLIRVQTILKREFSHKTELVNITPTITFNPISNELKENGIEIKLNLKELKLLKFFLQHPNELLVHDRIYDYVWDYDEEYSDNSLRTYIKNLRKILGKDKIVSLKKLGYRFNQE from the coding sequence ATGAAGAGTAAAATATTATTATTAGAAGATGATTTAAATTTAAGTGAAACAGTTGCAGATTATTTTGAAGAGCAAGGTTTTGAAGTAATTTGTGTATATGATGGAGATGATGCTGTTGCATCAATTTATGAACATAATTTTGATTTGCTTCTTCTTGATGTAAATGTTCCTTCAAAAAATGGTTTTCAAGTTTTAAAAGAAGTTAGAGTGGATAAAAAAACAGTTCCAGCAATTTTTATTACATCTTTAAACTCAATGGATTCGCTAGAAGAGGGATTTTCAAGTGGTTGTGATGATTATATTAGAAAACCTTTTGAATTAAAAGAGTTATTAATAAGAGTTCAAACTATACTAAAAAGAGAATTTTCTCATAAAACTGAACTTGTAAATATTACTCCTACAATTACATTCAATCCAATTTCAAATGAACTAAAAGAAAATGGCATTGAAATAAAGTTGAATTTAAAAGAGTTAAAACTTCTAAAATTCTTTTTACAGCATCCAAATGAACTTTTAGTTCATGATAGAATTTATGATTATGTTTGGGATTATGATGAAGAGTATAGCGATAACTCTTTGAGAACTTATATTAAAAATCTTAGAAAAATATTAGGAAAAGATAAAATTGTTAGTCTTAAAAAACTCGGTTATAGATTTAACCAAGAGTGA
- a CDS encoding DUF1104 domain-containing protein: MKKVLLVFFLLLSVVFAKKEDYSEMSTQELIEIIGYVKDQNKESFLKELNSRIPKMNEQEKLQYNRRINQEILEEKIEDEE, translated from the coding sequence ATGAAAAAAGTTTTGTTAGTATTTTTTTTATTACTTAGTGTTGTTTTTGCAAAAAAAGAGGATTATTCAGAAATGAGTACGCAAGAATTGATAGAAATTATTGGTTATGTAAAAGATCAGAATAAAGAATCTTTTTTAAAGGAATTAAACTCTAGAATTCCAAAAATGAATGAACAAGAAAAGTTACAGTATAACAGAAGAATAAATCAAGAAATTTTGGAAGAGAAAATAGAAGATGAAGAGTAA
- a CDS encoding winged helix-turn-helix domain-containing protein: MKRLKNFNVCYYSNLIDERLDNFLSSHLNNSFNYLNQDELIDIINTKEIHIVITKYNYELLKKIRILNKQIHIIAYLDELNQTHLIESLELSQIKFIQNLDCLNTFIDSLKECIKNLDSKNSNIVNLKNDFIYDEYNKNLFKDNQIITLTKKGKLFLDFLIKNRTRALSYEEINMEIWNGFMTQDALRSLIKEIRKKTYKEIIKNVSGIGYRIDS; this comes from the coding sequence TTGAAAAGACTAAAAAATTTTAATGTATGTTATTATTCAAATTTAATAGATGAAAGATTAGATAATTTTCTTTCTTCTCATTTAAATAACTCTTTTAACTATTTAAATCAAGATGAATTAATAGATATAATAAATACAAAAGAGATTCATATTGTAATCACAAAATATAATTATGAATTATTAAAAAAAATTAGAATTTTAAATAAACAAATTCACATAATTGCATACTTAGATGAACTAAATCAAACTCACTTAATAGAAAGTTTAGAATTATCACAAATAAAATTTATTCAAAATCTAGATTGTTTAAACACTTTCATAGATAGTTTGAAAGAGTGTATAAAAAATCTTGATTCTAAAAATTCAAATATAGTAAATTTAAAAAATGATTTCATTTATGATGAATATAACAAAAACCTATTTAAAGATAATCAAATAATCACTTTAACAAAAAAAGGAAAACTATTTTTAGATTTTTTAATAAAAAATAGAACAAGAGCTTTGAGTTATGAGGAGATAAATATGGAAATTTGGAATGGCTTTATGACACAAGATGCATTGAGGTCATTAATTAAAGAAATAAGAAAAAAAACCTATAAAGAAATTATAAAAAATGTTTCAGGTATTGGTTATAGAATAGACTCGTGA
- a CDS encoding ABC transporter ATP-binding protein: protein MNEKITLKYILKLLLENKKALILGQIITIIAIIVSVPIPLLLPLLVDEVLLNKPDFFVNNINDLLGNGSAFYYIAIVTFIVLFLRLIYFIFGVIITKIFTKISKYVTFKIREKLLNHLELVNMNEYESLGSGSIGANLVTDVNTLDNFIVSVASKFIASILTLIAVAIVIIKIDLILGLMILFIQPIIMIISKKIANKTGLLKKEENKAIEIFQNNINETLDLFGQIKASNKEKFFFKESINKAKNIQITSNEFNYKSVAYERFSFTIFLFAFEIFRAVGLVLVAYSDLSIGLMFAMFGYIWFIMTPVQDILTMQYSYASANAAINRINKILDLKIENSGEKKLEKNLKKIDISIKNLSFSYNENKKTLQDISFDIKSGEKVAIIGASGSGKTTIAHIISGFYSKDSGDILYNNISIDELNRQSLRENIFLVLQMPILFNNSLRFNITMGNDDISNEKIYEALKIAQLFETVENMPEKLDTIVGKHGIRLSGGQRQRLSIARMIIANPAVVIFDESTSALDVHTETKLFSDLEEFLKEKTVITIAHRLSTVKNADMIYVLEDGKLVQSGKHQELEEQEGHYLEFVKKQLI from the coding sequence ATGAATGAAAAAATTACATTAAAATATATTTTAAAACTTTTACTTGAAAATAAAAAAGCTCTTATTTTAGGACAAATAATAACCATCATAGCTATTATTGTAAGTGTTCCTATTCCTTTATTACTTCCATTATTAGTTGATGAAGTTTTATTAAATAAACCTGACTTTTTTGTAAATAATATAAATGATTTATTAGGAAATGGTAGTGCATTTTATTATATTGCAATAGTAACTTTTATTGTCTTATTTTTAAGATTAATTTACTTTATTTTTGGTGTAATAATCACTAAAATTTTTACTAAAATCTCAAAATATGTAACCTTTAAAATTAGAGAAAAACTCTTAAATCATTTAGAACTTGTAAATATGAACGAATATGAAAGTCTTGGAAGTGGAAGTATTGGTGCTAATTTGGTAACTGATGTAAATACTTTAGATAATTTTATAGTTTCAGTTGCGAGTAAATTTATAGCCTCAATTTTAACTTTGATTGCAGTTGCAATTGTAATTATAAAAATAGATTTGATTTTAGGATTAATGATTTTATTTATTCAACCAATTATTATGATAATTTCAAAAAAAATAGCAAATAAAACGGGTTTATTAAAAAAAGAAGAGAATAAAGCTATTGAAATTTTTCAAAATAATATAAATGAAACTTTAGATTTATTTGGGCAAATAAAAGCAAGTAACAAAGAAAAATTCTTTTTTAAAGAGTCTATAAATAAAGCAAAAAACATTCAAATAACTTCAAATGAATTCAACTACAAAAGTGTAGCTTACGAAAGATTTTCTTTTACTATTTTTCTATTTGCTTTTGAAATTTTTCGAGCAGTTGGCTTAGTTTTAGTGGCTTATAGTGATTTATCTATTGGTTTAATGTTTGCAATGTTTGGATATATTTGGTTTATTATGACTCCTGTTCAAGATATTTTAACAATGCAATACTCATATGCAAGTGCAAATGCTGCAATAAATAGAATAAATAAAATTTTAGATTTAAAAATTGAAAATAGCGGAGAAAAAAAGTTAGAAAAAAATCTAAAAAAGATAGATATTTCTATAAAAAATCTATCTTTTTCATATAATGAAAATAAAAAAACTCTTCAAGATATAAGTTTTGATATTAAATCAGGTGAGAAGGTTGCAATCATTGGAGCTAGTGGAAGTGGAAAAACAACAATAGCACATATAATTTCAGGTTTTTATTCAAAAGATTCAGGTGATATTTTATATAACAATATAAGTATTGATGAATTAAATCGACAAAGTTTAAGAGAAAATATTTTTTTAGTTTTACAAATGCCTATATTGTTTAATAATAGTTTACGATTTAATATTACAATGGGCAATGATGATATTAGTAACGAAAAGATTTATGAAGCTTTAAAAATCGCACAACTTTTTGAAACAGTTGAAAATATGCCCGAAAAACTTGATACAATTGTAGGAAAACATGGAATTAGATTAAGTGGTGGACAAAGACAAAGATTATCAATTGCAAGGATGATTATCGCAAATCCTGCAGTTGTTATTTTTGATGAATCAACCTCTGCACTTGATGTTCATACAGAGACTAAACTTTTTAGTGATTTAGAAGAGTTTTTAAAAGAAAAAACTGTTATTACTATAGCGCATAGATTAAGTACAGTAAAAAATGCTGATATGATTTATGTTTTAGAAGATGGAAAATTGGTTCAAAGTGGTAAACATCAAGAGTTAGAAGAACAAGAAGGTCATTATTTAGAGTTTGTAAAAAAACAGTTAATTTAA
- a CDS encoding AI-2E family transporter — protein MDAINLKNYFFYFASFVVIIAGMKMASQVVVILFLAIFISSIFSSVLNLLQRKHFPKIVSYFLLLLIVIALGFMFAYVINISLKDFLANLPSYEVKLRNLVLNTIHFAQSYGLEIDKAKIMETLNFGSFFGVTTNIIGSISAFLSKFLLVIIGVAFILAESKSFQTKLKVIFRNNAKKLEHFNLFSFNIQKYFVVKTFTSFLTGFIVTIMLTFFNVDYPILWGVIAMLFNFVPVVGSIIASIPAILLALMNLDIFSAIWVIVLYMIINISISNILEPKLMGRELGLSPLVIFFSLIFWGYILGIVGMFLAVPITMTLKIAFDSNTSTHWLGILMSNLSRKREKKKEV, from the coding sequence ATGGATGCAATCAATTTAAAAAATTATTTTTTTTATTTTGCAAGTTTTGTAGTTATAATAGCAGGTATGAAAATGGCAAGTCAAGTAGTTGTTATACTATTTTTGGCAATATTTATCTCCTCTATTTTTTCATCGGTTTTAAATCTATTGCAAAGGAAACATTTCCCTAAAATAGTATCTTATTTTCTTTTATTACTTATAGTCATAGCTCTTGGTTTTATGTTTGCTTATGTAATAAATATCTCTTTAAAAGATTTTTTAGCAAATCTTCCTAGTTACGAAGTTAAATTAAGAAATTTAGTTTTAAATACCATTCATTTTGCACAAAGTTATGGTTTAGAAATTGATAAAGCAAAAATAATGGAAACACTAAATTTTGGCTCGTTCTTTGGAGTAACAACAAATATAATTGGAAGTATTAGTGCATTTTTATCAAAGTTTTTACTTGTAATTATTGGTGTTGCATTTATCCTTGCTGAATCAAAATCTTTCCAAACAAAATTAAAAGTAATATTTAGAAATAATGCAAAAAAACTAGAACATTTCAATCTTTTTTCATTTAATATTCAAAAATATTTTGTGGTTAAAACTTTCACAAGTTTTTTAACTGGATTTATAGTGACAATTATGTTGACTTTTTTCAATGTTGACTACCCTATTTTATGGGGTGTTATTGCAATGCTGTTTAATTTTGTACCAGTTGTTGGGTCAATTATTGCTTCAATCCCTGCTATACTTTTAGCATTAATGAACCTTGATATTTTTTCTGCTATTTGGGTTATTGTTTTATATATGATTATAAATATTTCAATAAGTAATATTTTAGAACCAAAATTAATGGGAAGAGAACTAGGATTATCTCCTTTAGTAATATTTTTCTCTTTAATATTTTGGGGTTATATTTTGGGAATTGTAGGAATGTTTTTAGCTGTTCCAATTACTATGACTTTAAAAATAGCATTTGATTCAAATACAAGTACACATTGGCTTGGTATTTTAATGTCTAATTTATCAAGAAAAAGAGAGAAAAAAAAGGAAGTTTAA
- a CDS encoding ABC transporter substrate-binding protein, which translates to MLRKSIFLVFAIFLFTSCSIQENKKLKIATTPWIGYTPLLYAQEKGWLEPLNIKLLNVVSLSESMYLFKGNSADVYMGTQYEYNFLAQKIESLIPIMLMNKSNGGDVVMGNFSIEEFQNINEEIDVYLEMDSINSIIFETFIEKYNLKEKKINYINKDQAYIAELKNRDKPTIIITYVPYNKILEKSGFKLLDSTKDNYDLLVIDGMITTKETLNQNKKTFIELKDLINKAIENLENDPKEYYETVKDYLLDTNYEEFSESLDDIIWINKNIPEKIIENLSNHNFPTRDLIK; encoded by the coding sequence TTGCTTAGAAAATCTATATTTTTAGTATTTGCTATTTTTTTATTTACTTCATGCTCAATTCAAGAAAATAAAAAATTAAAAATAGCAACCACTCCTTGGATTGGATATACTCCTTTGTTATATGCACAAGAAAAAGGGTGGCTTGAACCTTTAAATATAAAACTATTAAATGTAGTGTCCCTTAGTGAAAGTATGTATTTATTCAAAGGAAATAGTGCTGATGTGTACATGGGAACACAATATGAATATAACTTTTTAGCTCAAAAAATAGAATCTTTAATCCCTATTATGTTGATGAACAAATCAAATGGTGGTGATGTAGTAATGGGAAATTTTTCTATTGAAGAGTTTCAAAATATAAATGAAGAAATAGATGTATATTTAGAAATGGATTCTATAAATTCTATAATATTTGAAACTTTTATAGAAAAATATAATTTAAAAGAGAAAAAAATCAACTACATAAATAAAGACCAGGCATATATTGCAGAACTAAAAAATAGAGACAAACCTACAATTATTATAACTTATGTACCATATAATAAAATTTTAGAAAAAAGTGGATTTAAATTATTAGACTCAACTAAAGATAATTATGATTTACTGGTAATAGATGGGATGATTACAACTAAAGAGACTTTAAATCAAAATAAAAAAACTTTTATAGAATTAAAAGATTTAATCAATAAAGCTATTGAAAATTTAGAAAATGACCCAAAAGAGTATTATGAAACAGTCAAAGATTATTTATTAGATACTAATTATGAAGAGTTTAGTGAATCTTTGGATGATATTATTTGGATAAATAAAAATATTCCTGAAAAAATAATTGAAAATCTAAGCAATCATAATTTTCCAACTAGAGATCTAATAAAATGA
- a CDS encoding putative bifunctional diguanylate cyclase/phosphodiesterase — MIYDIQKFILFFISLILIIFYTIFGYYFFKQEEEISNVILKSIENNLKETSYKLSKSIEERNDILTYKSLLDRISSHEDFIQAILVFDNDKLLLTTDPKIKTINRDFKNYNLNSSYEKLMNQKYIEEEITFYEGKNLRKLLLVFVFEKEEIYTHFVKNKLDFIIYFGLFPILTLLFLVIILRIYLTKPLELLRQYAYYNNIVPKAFKIKELEAIRHSMVDSFTRLEAEKKELYLMARTDSLSGLANRNSLNEYLERLIPTMQRNEKEFAFLFLDIDHFKTVNDSLGHNIGDELLKNISSIIRKTLRPSDFIARVGGDEFVIIIQEYKSYIELSNIIQRIQDHLSQTWLIQTHPINIGCSIGIAFFPKDGEDIVSLMKNADIAMYEAKKLGRNQYHFFTEELNEAVQKVITLDKHMRQALIDNEYMLYYQPKVDLSNGKILGVEALIRWKNKDNGFISPNEFIPLAEENGFIKELGIWIVDEALNQYVKWRNLGIDISIAINISAKQFLDKDFEIKFIEKLEEKEINPSKINLEITEYILMDKSDYVQDILKILHNYGIKISLDDFGTGYSSLSYLKKFPIDYLKIDKAFLDDYESSSGKIFLETIVKMGQMLKMKVIAEGVEKQEQIDYLKSISCNEYQGYYFSKPLSSKDFEALYFNTLKDE, encoded by the coding sequence ATGATATATGATATTCAAAAATTTATACTATTTTTTATCTCTTTAATTTTAATTATTTTTTATACTATTTTTGGTTACTACTTTTTTAAACAAGAAGAAGAGATTTCAAATGTGATTTTAAAATCTATAGAAAATAATCTAAAAGAGACAAGTTATAAACTTTCAAAAAGTATTGAAGAAAGAAATGATATTTTAACTTATAAATCTTTACTTGATAGAATCTCTTCTCATGAGGACTTTATTCAAGCAATTTTAGTATTTGATAATGATAAATTATTGTTAACAACTGATCCAAAAATAAAAACTATAAATAGAGATTTTAAAAATTACAACTTAAATAGTTCTTATGAAAAATTAATGAATCAAAAATATATAGAAGAAGAGATTACATTTTATGAAGGTAAAAATCTTAGAAAACTTCTTTTAGTATTTGTTTTTGAAAAAGAGGAAATATATACTCATTTTGTAAAAAACAAACTAGATTTTATAATATATTTTGGACTTTTTCCTATTTTAACTCTTCTGTTTTTAGTAATTATTTTAAGGATTTATCTTACAAAACCTTTAGAACTTTTAAGACAATATGCTTATTATAATAACATTGTTCCAAAAGCTTTTAAAATAAAAGAATTAGAAGCAATACGACACTCTATGGTTGACTCATTTACAAGATTAGAAGCTGAAAAAAAAGAGCTTTATTTAATGGCAAGAACCGATTCATTAAGTGGTTTAGCAAATAGAAATTCGCTAAATGAATACTTAGAAAGATTAATCCCTACTATGCAAAGAAATGAAAAAGAGTTTGCTTTTTTATTTTTGGATATTGACCATTTTAAAACAGTAAATGACTCATTAGGTCATAATATTGGAGATGAACTTCTAAAAAACATCTCTTCAATTATAAGAAAGACTTTAAGACCTAGCGATTTTATAGCAAGAGTTGGAGGAGATGAATTTGTTATAATTATTCAAGAATATAAATCTTACATTGAATTATCAAACATCATACAAAGAATTCAAGATCATCTATCACAAACTTGGCTTATACAAACTCATCCTATAAATATTGGCTGTAGTATTGGTATTGCTTTTTTCCCAAAAGATGGGGAAGATATTGTATCTTTGATGAAAAATGCTGATATAGCCATGTATGAAGCAAAAAAATTAGGAAGAAATCAATATCACTTCTTTACTGAAGAGTTAAATGAAGCTGTTCAAAAAGTTATAACTTTAGATAAACATATGAGACAAGCTCTAATTGACAATGAATATATGCTTTATTATCAACCTAAAGTTGACTTATCAAATGGAAAAATTTTGGGAGTTGAAGCTTTAATTAGATGGAAAAATAAAGATAATGGTTTTATATCTCCAAATGAATTTATACCTCTTGCTGAAGAGAATGGTTTTATAAAAGAACTTGGTATTTGGATTGTTGATGAGGCTTTAAATCAATATGTAAAATGGAGAAATTTAGGAATAGATATATCTATTGCTATTAATATTTCAGCTAAACAGTTCTTAGACAAAGATTTTGAAATAAAATTTATTGAAAAATTAGAAGAAAAAGAGATAAACCCATCAAAAATAAACCTAGAAATAACAGAATATATTTTGATGGATAAATCAGATTATGTTCAAGATATTTTAAAAATTTTACATAATTATGGAATTAAAATCTCTTTAGATGATTTTGGAACGGGTTACTCTTCATTATCTTATTTAAAAAAATTTCCTATAGATTATTTAAAAATTGATAAAGCTTTTTTAGATGATTATGAGAGTTCAAGTGGAAAAATCTTTTTGGAAACTATTGTAAAAATGGGACAAATGTTAAAAATGAAAGTAATCGCTGAAGGTGTTGAAAAACAAGAACAAATAGATTATTTAAAATCTATTTCATGTAATGAATATCAAGGTTACTATTTTTCAAAACCTTTAAGTAGTAAAGATTTTGAAGCGTTATATTTTAATACTTTAAAAGATGAGTAA
- the trxA gene encoding thioredoxin produces the protein MGKYIELNQNNMEDTIKEGVSLVDFWAPWCGPCRMISPVIDQLAVEFDGKAKICKVNTEEEADLTTQYQVRSIPTILFFKDGKIVDQLIGATTKAKLEEKLNAHL, from the coding sequence ATGGGAAAATATATAGAACTAAATCAAAATAATATGGAAGATACAATTAAAGAGGGAGTTTCTTTAGTTGACTTTTGGGCACCTTGGTGTGGACCTTGTAGAATGATTTCTCCAGTAATCGACCAACTTGCAGTTGAGTTTGATGGAAAAGCTAAAATTTGTAAAGTAAATACTGAAGAAGAAGCAGATTTAACAACACAATATCAAGTAAGATCAATTCCTACTATTCTTTTTTTCAAAGATGGAAAAATAGTTGACCAACTAATTGGTGCTACTACAAAAGCTAAACTTGAAGAGAAATTAAACGCTCATTTATAA
- a CDS encoding peroxiredoxin — MLVTKKAPDFTATAVLADGQIVEDFNLYQNIGKKGAVLFFWPLDFTFVCPSEIIAFSKRVDEFNERGIQVIGCSVDSQFSHFAWRETPVENGGIGRVKFPMVADLSKQISKDYDVLFGESVALRGSFLIDADGTIRHAVINDLPLGRNVDEMIRMVDAMLFTNEHGEVCPAGWSKGDEGMKADTKGVAEYLAKNENKL; from the coding sequence ATGTTAGTAACAAAAAAAGCTCCAGATTTTACAGCAACAGCTGTTTTAGCTGATGGTCAAATTGTTGAGGATTTTAATTTATACCAAAATATTGGAAAAAAAGGTGCAGTATTATTTTTCTGGCCTTTAGATTTTACTTTTGTTTGTCCTTCAGAAATTATCGCTTTTTCAAAAAGAGTTGATGAGTTTAATGAAAGAGGAATTCAAGTAATTGGTTGTTCAGTAGATTCTCAATTCTCTCACTTTGCATGGAGAGAAACGCCAGTTGAAAATGGTGGAATTGGAAGAGTGAAATTCCCAATGGTTGCAGATTTAAGTAAACAAATTTCAAAAGATTATGATGTTTTATTTGGAGAATCTGTTGCTCTTAGAGGTTCATTTTTAATTGATGCAGATGGAACGATTAGACATGCAGTTATTAATGATTTACCACTTGGAAGAAATGTTGATGAGATGATTAGAATGGTAGATGCAATGCTATTTACAAATGAACATGGTGAAGTTTGTCCAGCTGGTTGGTCAAAAGGTGATGAGGGTATGAAAGCAGACACTAAAGGTGTTGCTGAATACTTAGCTAAAAATGAAAATAAATTATAA